The Leucobacter chromiiresistens genome has a window encoding:
- a CDS encoding beta strand repeat-containing protein, with the protein MLSSSGVPRARTHRLRSRAGRAIALAATAAVALSGLVIGSAEPAAAAVENIQFETPNNSSVILGDLASRSQRGPVAISGIGPYTVRGTDAKSGEPYEFVTDWNYSATNIGWQRESDERSSSMSFSSATNVPFLGRTGALQLTSGGNCANNNTFGGLTTYCSSFGPEVYSQPFTATVGQAVSFDWAAQRLSDDYEVYAYLVRVDGQGYGTPADHTLIAYGRGGTQNWTTSSKTIPADGTYRFRFVNGTYDQTGGFAIGSNMYIDNVLKLGQANPIDFGQLSDRVVADGPLTVSATAPGGAVTFSTSTTSICAVNGSTVTFTGNVGTCTIVANQAGGGEYVPAETTPQSFRVLAARTAPVNAGLPFITGSTNEGDTISVNEGTWLDGGSPITATRVQWTQSVNGGPATPIAGATSDSCYLVDSPGSQLRVSVTKVNAIGETTSVSTPLNGFVCGAPAAPVWTPQSLGDPVAGNAVSVTFTASGATKPTYSVVDGALPEGLALNATTGVVSGTPTGAGAYAFTLRATNPTGTADLEVSGTVNAAPGAITGGPAAFVVGSGSTGAVAATGTPAPAFTVTAGALPAGVTLDPATGAFSGTPTTAGEYAFTVTASNGIDTATTREFTGTVEEAPNWSIAVGWAPEVGEALDVTFTATGTPAPTYSISAGALPAGLTLDGATGRISGTPTEAGPYSFVILATNTQGTQGLNVSGTVVAAPGAITGDPGHWIVGAGATGTLQAGGTPAPVYVVTAGELPQGVSLNPLTGAFSGSPTTAGEYAFTVTATNGVGTDATREFSGVVDQAPVWNEHDGLALQTGVAVSTAFTASGTPAPTYAILSGALPEGLSLNETTGEIIGTPTTAGSYSVTLGASNGIGDPVPLELTGVVTDAPVWVDRTIGDLRVGTAFTDGVFAQGTPAATYSVTSGTLPAGLALNELTGAITGTPTQSGAFAFTITASNGVGEAIAQEFSGTVVKSPAQAPGSTVKLPQLQQGKYLEIDLSEGVDSDPAPTYRVTSGALPEGLSLDPVTGILSGTPLHEGPYSFIITVDNGTGELLTFAFEGYVDAADAAAPAPAAPGDPAAPAGTGSGSGGGLATTGADSAPAALLGGALLLMGGLVGGLALARRRRVG; encoded by the coding sequence ATGTTGTCATCGTCTGGCGTACCGCGCGCACGCACGCATCGTCTGCGATCTCGCGCCGGTCGCGCGATCGCCCTCGCCGCGACGGCCGCCGTCGCTCTCTCGGGGCTGGTGATCGGCTCGGCCGAGCCGGCAGCCGCCGCCGTCGAGAACATCCAGTTCGAGACCCCGAACAACTCCAGCGTCATTCTCGGCGACCTCGCGAGCCGTTCGCAGCGCGGCCCGGTCGCCATCAGCGGCATCGGCCCGTACACCGTGCGCGGCACCGACGCGAAGTCGGGCGAACCGTACGAGTTCGTGACCGACTGGAACTACTCGGCCACCAATATCGGCTGGCAGCGCGAGAGCGACGAGCGATCCAGCTCGATGTCGTTCAGCTCCGCGACGAACGTCCCCTTCCTGGGCCGCACCGGCGCCCTGCAGCTGACGTCGGGCGGCAACTGCGCGAACAACAACACGTTCGGCGGGCTCACGACGTACTGCTCGTCGTTCGGGCCTGAGGTCTACTCGCAGCCGTTCACCGCGACCGTCGGCCAGGCGGTGTCGTTCGACTGGGCGGCGCAGCGCCTCAGCGACGACTACGAGGTCTACGCGTACCTCGTGCGGGTCGACGGCCAGGGGTACGGCACGCCGGCCGATCACACACTGATCGCATACGGCCGCGGCGGCACTCAGAACTGGACGACGTCGAGCAAGACGATCCCTGCCGACGGCACCTACCGGTTCCGCTTCGTCAACGGCACGTACGACCAGACCGGCGGCTTCGCCATCGGCTCGAACATGTACATCGACAACGTGCTCAAGCTCGGCCAGGCGAACCCGATCGACTTCGGGCAGCTCTCCGACCGGGTCGTCGCCGACGGCCCGCTCACGGTCAGCGCGACGGCGCCGGGCGGCGCCGTGACCTTCAGCACGAGCACCACCTCGATCTGCGCGGTGAACGGCAGCACGGTGACCTTCACCGGCAATGTGGGCACCTGCACCATCGTGGCCAACCAGGCCGGCGGCGGCGAGTACGTACCCGCCGAGACCACCCCGCAGTCCTTCCGCGTGCTCGCGGCGCGCACCGCGCCCGTGAACGCCGGTCTCCCCTTCATCACCGGTTCCACGAACGAGGGCGACACCATCTCCGTCAACGAGGGCACCTGGCTCGACGGCGGATCCCCGATCACGGCGACGCGCGTGCAGTGGACGCAGTCGGTGAACGGCGGCCCGGCGACCCCGATCGCCGGCGCCACGAGCGACTCCTGCTACCTCGTCGACTCCCCCGGCAGCCAGCTGCGCGTGAGCGTCACGAAGGTGAACGCGATCGGCGAGACCACCTCGGTGTCGACGCCGCTGAACGGCTTCGTGTGCGGCGCCCCCGCCGCCCCGGTGTGGACGCCGCAGTCGCTCGGCGATCCCGTCGCCGGCAACGCCGTCTCCGTGACCTTCACCGCGAGCGGCGCGACCAAGCCGACCTACTCGGTGGTCGACGGCGCGCTCCCCGAGGGGCTCGCGCTGAACGCCACCACCGGCGTCGTGTCGGGCACCCCGACCGGGGCCGGCGCGTACGCGTTCACCCTGCGCGCGACGAACCCGACCGGCACCGCCGATCTCGAGGTCTCGGGCACCGTCAACGCGGCTCCCGGTGCGATCACCGGCGGCCCCGCCGCCTTCGTCGTCGGCAGCGGATCGACGGGCGCCGTCGCCGCGACCGGCACCCCCGCTCCCGCCTTCACCGTCACCGCGGGCGCACTGCCCGCCGGCGTGACGCTCGACCCGGCCACCGGCGCGTTCTCGGGCACGCCGACCACGGCGGGCGAGTACGCCTTCACCGTGACCGCGTCGAACGGCATCGACACGGCGACGACCCGCGAGTTCACGGGCACCGTCGAGGAGGCTCCGAACTGGAGCATCGCCGTCGGCTGGGCCCCCGAGGTGGGCGAAGCGCTCGACGTGACCTTCACCGCGACCGGCACCCCGGCGCCGACGTACTCGATCAGCGCGGGCGCACTGCCCGCGGGGCTCACCCTCGACGGGGCGACGGGTCGCATCAGCGGCACGCCGACCGAGGCAGGTCCGTACTCGTTCGTGATCCTCGCGACGAACACGCAGGGCACCCAGGGCCTCAACGTCTCGGGCACCGTCGTCGCCGCGCCGGGCGCCATCACCGGGGACCCCGGGCACTGGATCGTCGGTGCGGGCGCGACCGGAACGCTGCAGGCCGGCGGCACCCCCGCTCCGGTGTACGTGGTGACCGCGGGCGAGCTGCCGCAGGGCGTCTCGCTCAACCCGCTCACGGGCGCGTTCAGCGGTTCGCCGACGACGGCCGGCGAGTACGCGTTCACCGTCACCGCGACCAACGGCGTCGGCACCGATGCGACGCGCGAGTTCTCGGGCGTCGTCGACCAGGCCCCGGTCTGGAATGAGCACGATGGCCTCGCGCTGCAGACCGGGGTCGCCGTCTCCACGGCGTTCACCGCCTCGGGCACCCCGGCTCCGACGTACGCGATCCTGTCGGGCGCGCTGCCCGAGGGGCTGTCGCTGAACGAGACGACCGGTGAGATCATCGGCACGCCGACCACCGCGGGCTCCTACTCAGTGACGTTGGGCGCATCGAACGGCATCGGCGATCCCGTGCCGCTCGAGCTCACCGGCGTCGTGACCGACGCTCCCGTCTGGGTCGATCGCACCATCGGCGACCTGCGCGTGGGCACCGCGTTCACCGACGGCGTCTTCGCACAGGGCACCCCCGCGGCGACCTACTCGGTCACGTCGGGCACCCTTCCGGCGGGCCTCGCCCTGAACGAGCTCACCGGCGCCATCACCGGCACGCCGACGCAGTCGGGCGCCTTCGCGTTCACCATCACCGCGTCGAACGGCGTCGGCGAGGCGATCGCGCAGGAGTTCTCAGGCACCGTCGTGAAGTCGCCCGCGCAGGCCCCCGGGTCGACGGTGAAGCTGCCCCAGCTGCAGCAGGGCAAGTACCTCGAGATCGACCTGAGCGAGGGCGTCGATTCCGACCCCGCGCCGACGTACCGCGTCACCAGCGGCGCGCTGCCCGAGGGGCTGAGCCTCGACCCGGTGACCGGCATCCTGAGCGGCACCCCGCTGCACGAGGGGCCGTACTCGTTCATCATCACGGTCGACAACGGCACCGGTGAGCTGCTCACCTTCGCGTTCGAGGGCTACGTGGACGCCGCGGATGCCGCTGCGCCCGCTCC
- a CDS encoding AI-2E family transporter: MLRWWAAKESAEEGPGKAVSSPGYIPWGNGARINPFTFGLLGALGVLVALLIGAIIGQLGTVLVYVGVALFLSLGLDPIVSRIERRLPRPAAVAVVVGGVLLAFAGVLLAIVPVLVQQITNLVENAPQMVDDIVHSDWYAWLTGQLGTDFDSAISGALDFLQDPTNLGEIGGGIVAVGAGIAGGVTGVIIVLILTLYFMASMRAMKRLAVRFVPAYHRPRFRELLEDVSGAVGRYVIGQVSLALCNGVLSLIFLSIIDAPLPALLALIAFVGSLIPLVGTLSASIIITAVCLVNSPMTALTAGIYYLVYMQIEAYVLSPRIMSRAVAVPGSLVVIAAVGGGALGGILGALVAIPVAASVIIIVQKVVFPAQDMKRLPPGERPLAVETSADEPADGVPSAEA, encoded by the coding sequence ATGCTGCGGTGGTGGGCTGCGAAAGAGAGTGCAGAAGAGGGGCCGGGGAAGGCCGTGTCGAGCCCGGGGTACATCCCCTGGGGCAACGGCGCTCGCATCAACCCCTTCACGTTCGGCCTGCTCGGCGCGCTCGGCGTGCTCGTCGCCCTGCTCATCGGCGCGATCATCGGCCAGCTCGGCACGGTGCTCGTCTACGTGGGCGTCGCCCTCTTCCTCTCGCTCGGCCTCGACCCGATCGTCTCGCGCATCGAGCGCAGGCTGCCGCGGCCCGCCGCCGTCGCGGTCGTCGTCGGCGGAGTGCTCCTCGCGTTCGCGGGCGTGCTGCTCGCGATCGTTCCCGTGCTCGTGCAGCAGATCACGAATCTCGTCGAGAACGCCCCCCAGATGGTCGACGACATCGTGCACTCCGACTGGTACGCGTGGCTCACCGGCCAGCTCGGCACCGACTTCGACAGCGCCATCTCGGGCGCCCTCGACTTCCTGCAGGATCCGACGAACCTGGGCGAGATCGGCGGCGGCATCGTCGCGGTCGGCGCGGGCATCGCGGGCGGGGTGACGGGGGTCATCATCGTGCTGATCCTGACCCTCTACTTCATGGCCTCCATGCGCGCCATGAAGCGCCTCGCCGTGCGCTTCGTGCCCGCCTACCACCGCCCCCGCTTCCGCGAACTGCTCGAAGACGTGTCGGGCGCCGTGGGCCGGTACGTGATCGGCCAGGTGAGCCTCGCACTCTGCAACGGCGTGCTGAGCCTCATCTTCCTCAGCATCATCGACGCCCCGCTCCCGGCGCTGCTCGCGCTCATCGCGTTCGTCGGATCGCTCATCCCGCTCGTCGGCACGCTGAGCGCGTCGATCATCATCACCGCGGTCTGCCTGGTGAACTCGCCGATGACCGCGCTCACCGCGGGCATCTACTACCTCGTCTACATGCAGATCGAGGCGTACGTGCTCAGCCCGCGCATCATGAGCCGCGCCGTCGCCGTGCCGGGCTCCCTCGTGGTGATCGCCGCGGTCGGGGGCGGCGCGCTCGGCGGCATCCTCGGCGCGCTCGTCGCGATCCCGGTCGCCGCGAGCGTCATCATCATCGTGCAGAAGGTCGTGTTCCCGGCGCAGGACATGAAGCGGCTGCCCCCGGGGGAGCGGCCGCTCGCCGTGGAGACGAGCGCCGACGAGCCCGCGGACGGCGTGCCGAGCGCCGAGGCGTGA
- a CDS encoding dihydrolipoyl dehydrogenase family protein — MSAEYDVIVIGAGPVGENVADRAVQGGLSVALVESELVGGECSYWACMPSKALLRSGEAVRAAQRLDGAKQAVGGSVDVAAVLRRRDSFTSRWDDSGQVEWVAGAGIELVRGHGAIAGEREVTVRAAESGAAADAPAAGTVLRARHAVVVATGSAALLPDIDGLAAASPWTNREATSTEVIPPRLAIVGGGVIAAELATAFASLGSQVTVLARSGLLSGQEPFAGELVGDALRELGVDLRLGTSPASVERSDDGVVRITTDGGDTVEADEILVATGRVPRTSDLGLDSVGLEPGAWLDTDDTLLVLGADGAPLPGEWLYAVGDVNHRALLTHQGKYQARAAGDAIAARANGTALRDEPWGRHAATADHAAVPQVTFTDPPIASVGLTAAAAENQGLNTRVVDYELGDVAGASLHADGYRGTARMVVDEDRGVLVGATFAGPDVHELVHAATIAIVGEVPLERLWHAVPSYPTISEIWLRLLESYGRSNDRLA, encoded by the coding sequence ATGTCTGCTGAGTACGACGTCATCGTGATCGGAGCCGGCCCCGTCGGCGAGAACGTGGCCGACCGCGCCGTGCAGGGCGGCCTCTCGGTCGCCCTGGTCGAGTCCGAGCTGGTGGGCGGCGAGTGCTCGTACTGGGCGTGCATGCCCTCGAAGGCGCTGCTGCGCTCGGGCGAGGCCGTGCGTGCCGCCCAGCGGCTCGACGGCGCGAAGCAGGCGGTCGGCGGCTCGGTCGACGTCGCCGCCGTGCTGCGCCGACGCGACTCGTTCACGAGCCGATGGGACGACTCCGGCCAGGTCGAGTGGGTGGCGGGCGCCGGCATCGAGCTGGTGCGGGGCCACGGCGCGATCGCGGGCGAGCGCGAGGTCACGGTGCGCGCGGCGGAGAGCGGCGCGGCCGCCGACGCCCCTGCGGCGGGCACGGTGCTCCGGGCGCGCCACGCCGTCGTCGTGGCGACCGGCTCGGCGGCGCTGCTGCCCGATATCGACGGGCTGGCCGCCGCGAGCCCCTGGACGAACCGCGAGGCGACGAGCACCGAGGTGATCCCGCCCCGCCTCGCGATCGTCGGCGGGGGCGTGATCGCCGCCGAGCTCGCCACGGCGTTCGCCTCGCTCGGCTCGCAGGTGACCGTGCTCGCGCGGAGCGGGCTGCTCTCGGGCCAGGAGCCCTTCGCGGGCGAGCTCGTGGGCGACGCGCTGCGCGAGCTGGGCGTCGACCTGCGCCTCGGCACCTCCCCCGCCTCCGTGGAGCGGAGCGACGACGGGGTCGTGCGCATCACGACGGACGGCGGCGACACCGTCGAGGCCGACGAGATCCTCGTCGCGACCGGCCGCGTGCCCCGCACCTCCGATCTCGGCCTCGACAGCGTCGGCCTGGAGCCGGGCGCCTGGCTCGACACCGACGACACGCTGCTCGTGCTGGGCGCCGACGGGGCGCCGCTCCCCGGCGAGTGGCTGTACGCCGTCGGAGACGTGAACCACCGGGCGCTGCTGACGCATCAGGGCAAGTACCAGGCGCGAGCGGCGGGCGATGCGATCGCCGCCCGCGCGAACGGCACCGCGCTGCGCGACGAGCCCTGGGGCCGGCACGCGGCGACCGCGGATCACGCGGCGGTGCCGCAGGTCACCTTCACCGACCCGCCGATCGCGTCGGTCGGATTGACCGCGGCGGCAGCCGAGAACCAGGGCCTCAACACGCGCGTCGTCGACTACGAGCTCGGCGACGTCGCGGGGGCGAGCCTGCACGCCGACGGCTACCGCGGCACGGCCCGCATGGTGGTCGACGAGGATCGCGGCGTGCTCGTCGGCGCGACCTTCGCGGGCCCCGACGTGCACGAGCTCGTGCACGCGGCGACGATCGCCATCGTCGGCGAGGTGCCGCTCGAGCGGCTGTGGCACGCCGTGCCGTCGTACCCGACGATCAGCGAGATCTGGCTGCGGCTGCTCGAGTCCTACGGGCGGTCGAACGACCGGCTGGCGTAG
- a CDS encoding FBP domain-containing protein, with product MPPFEQDTLMLPLTADTIRSSFINASRKEVSVAGLPDDLDTRDWDSLDYLGWHDPKFAGRAYAVLPAPDGAPAGVLLRQSNAAPQRRQICEWCRDPRLINEVVFFSARRVGESGRRGNTVGSLLCRNFQCSWVVRADPPAPYDGFDMDADRRRRIERLQQRVAGFADMLITGR from the coding sequence ATGCCCCCGTTCGAACAGGACACGCTCATGCTTCCGCTCACCGCAGACACCATCCGCTCCAGCTTCATCAACGCCTCGCGAAAAGAGGTCTCCGTAGCGGGGCTGCCCGACGACCTCGACACCCGCGACTGGGATTCCCTCGACTACCTCGGCTGGCACGACCCCAAGTTCGCGGGTCGCGCCTACGCGGTGCTCCCCGCCCCCGACGGTGCGCCGGCCGGCGTGCTGCTGCGCCAGTCGAACGCGGCGCCCCAGCGGCGGCAGATCTGCGAGTGGTGCCGCGACCCCCGTCTCATCAACGAGGTGGTCTTCTTCTCCGCTCGACGCGTCGGCGAATCGGGCCGGCGCGGCAACACCGTCGGCAGCCTGCTGTGCCGCAACTTCCAGTGCTCCTGGGTGGTCCGCGCCGATCCGCCCGCACCCTACGACGGCTTCGACATGGACGCCGACCGGCGGCGCCGCATCGAGCGGCTGCAGCAGCGGGTCGCCGGCTTCGCCGACATGCTGATCACCGGGCGCTAG
- a CDS encoding IS481 family transposase has translation MSHRNAVLTIRGRQILCERIAAGRPVSHVAKEMGISRTCAHRWWGRYRRQGPAGLEDRSSRPKSMPTATPVEIATAVVAARIADRDNAFELAARFGVSPSTAGRIIRRAGLPRLADIDRVTGEVIRASRATDHRYERERAGDLVHVDVKKLGRIPDGGGWRAHGRSEQVRKRGIGFDYVHVAVDDHTRLAFAQVLPDEQATTCATFMADAAAFFASHGVRIRQVMTDNALAYRRSRAFRNALAALTATHVLIRPRSPWQNGKAERFNRTLADGWAYRRPYASNDDRTAALDAWLEHYNYARPHTAAHGRPPISRLAPTS, from the coding sequence TTGTCCCACCGTAATGCTGTTCTGACTATTCGTGGCCGCCAGATCCTGTGCGAACGGATCGCTGCGGGTCGTCCGGTGTCCCATGTGGCCAAGGAGATGGGGATCTCCCGCACGTGTGCTCACCGCTGGTGGGGTCGCTATCGCCGCCAAGGACCGGCTGGCCTGGAAGACCGTTCCTCCAGGCCCAAATCGATGCCGACGGCCACACCGGTGGAGATCGCGACGGCGGTCGTAGCGGCCAGGATCGCTGACCGGGACAACGCGTTCGAGTTGGCAGCCCGCTTCGGTGTCTCGCCCTCGACAGCCGGGCGGATCATCCGCCGGGCCGGCCTTCCACGTCTGGCTGATATCGATCGCGTGACCGGAGAAGTGATCCGTGCCTCACGGGCCACCGATCACCGTTACGAACGCGAGCGTGCCGGTGATCTGGTCCATGTCGACGTCAAGAAGCTGGGCCGCATCCCCGACGGTGGGGGCTGGCGCGCCCACGGCCGCTCCGAGCAGGTTCGTAAACGCGGCATCGGCTTCGACTACGTCCACGTCGCCGTGGACGACCACACCCGGTTGGCATTCGCGCAGGTCCTGCCCGATGAGCAGGCGACCACCTGCGCGACGTTCATGGCCGACGCCGCCGCGTTCTTCGCGAGCCACGGGGTCCGCATCCGTCAGGTCATGACGGACAACGCTTTGGCCTACCGACGTTCCCGCGCGTTCCGCAACGCTCTGGCCGCGCTGACGGCCACTCACGTCCTGATTCGTCCACGCTCACCGTGGCAGAACGGCAAGGCCGAACGGTTCAACCGCACCCTGGCCGACGGGTGGGCATATCGACGCCCCTACGCATCGAACGACGATCGCACCGCCGCGCTCGATGCGTGGTTGGAGCACTACAACTACGCTCGACCTCACACCGCCGCACACGGCCGTCCCCCGATCAGCCGACTGGCACCAACCTCATGA
- a CDS encoding NAD(P)H-quinone oxidoreductase → MRAITITDDHRLELADLPEPAAGEGEILIDVVAAGVNRADVAQAAGHYPPPPGASDLPGLEVSGHRRDTGEPVVALLAGGGYAEVVAVPEAQVVPAPPALSLADAGGIIEVAATVVSNLVIEGGLRAEPAGGNGGAAPEPQTVLVHGGTGGIGTFAIQFASALGARVLTTVGSDEAVAEVRRLGAAEAWNRRTTDIAAAVRDAGGADIILDIVGGPALRDNVAMLREFGRLVIIGTLGGAAGELDVAALMGKRARVIGTTVRSRAPHDKQRILERTAELVWPLLENGEISLPVHARVPLAEAARAHEMLRAGGHLGKVILDVAG, encoded by the coding sequence ATGCGCGCCATCACCATCACCGACGACCACCGACTCGAACTCGCCGATCTGCCGGAACCGGCTGCGGGCGAGGGCGAGATCCTCATCGACGTCGTCGCGGCGGGAGTGAACCGCGCCGACGTCGCCCAGGCCGCGGGGCACTACCCGCCGCCCCCGGGGGCCTCCGACCTGCCGGGCCTCGAAGTCTCGGGGCACCGCCGAGACACCGGCGAGCCGGTCGTGGCGCTGCTCGCGGGCGGCGGGTACGCCGAGGTCGTGGCCGTGCCCGAGGCGCAGGTCGTGCCCGCGCCGCCCGCGCTCTCGCTCGCCGACGCGGGAGGCATCATCGAGGTCGCGGCGACCGTCGTCTCGAACCTGGTCATCGAGGGGGGCCTGCGCGCCGAGCCCGCCGGCGGCAACGGGGGAGCGGCACCCGAACCCCAGACCGTGCTGGTGCACGGCGGCACCGGCGGCATCGGCACCTTCGCGATCCAGTTCGCCAGCGCGCTCGGCGCGCGCGTGCTCACCACCGTCGGATCGGACGAGGCCGTCGCCGAGGTGCGGCGCCTCGGGGCCGCCGAGGCCTGGAACCGGCGCACCACCGACATCGCGGCGGCGGTGCGCGACGCGGGCGGCGCCGACATCATCCTCGACATCGTCGGCGGCCCCGCGCTCCGCGACAACGTCGCGATGCTGCGGGAGTTCGGCCGCCTCGTCATCATCGGCACCCTGGGCGGCGCCGCCGGCGAACTCGACGTGGCCGCGCTCATGGGCAAGCGGGCCCGCGTCATCGGCACCACGGTGCGCTCGCGCGCACCGCACGACAAGCAGCGCATCCTCGAGCGCACCGCCGAACTCGTGTGGCCGCTGCTCGAGAACGGCGAGATCTCGCTGCCCGTGCACGCGCGGGTGCCGCTCGCCGAAGCCGCCCGCGCGCACGAGATGCTGCGGGCGGGCGGGCACCTCGGGAAGGTGATCCTCGATGTCGCCGGCTGA
- a CDS encoding YdeI/OmpD-associated family protein — protein MPEELASALAADAAARSAFEALSRSARYSALHPIATAVRPETRARRAAALLARLREP, from the coding sequence GTGCCCGAGGAGCTCGCGAGCGCGCTCGCCGCCGACGCGGCGGCGCGATCCGCCTTCGAGGCGCTCAGTCGCAGCGCGCGCTACAGCGCCCTCCACCCGATCGCCACCGCCGTGCGGCCCGAGACCCGAGCGCGGCGCGCGGCCGCGCTCCTCGCGAGACTGCGCGAGCCCTGA
- a CDS encoding SDR family NAD(P)-dependent oxidoreductase, with translation MALTARSSIGDWLADPAGGELVRGLLAQSGADPASLAPVLGLPLQQLVTLSQGAIPQSVVDDLVRAANGGELPESAEETGWTERITPGRFAGRTIVVTGAASGIGRATASRIAREGGRVVACDIAAEKLEALAAELPDADIVAVAGDLTRQDAIDRVIAAAGDRIDGLANVAGVNDDFSPAGETPDAVWYRVIAINLTAPFKLMRAVLPAMEAAGRGAILNVASEAALRGNASGNAYTASKHGIVGVTKSAAFMYGPRGIRVNAVAPGGVATGIPMPPNMSEAGSARLAPFQQSIPTIATAEHLAASITFLLSDDAVNINGAILASDGGWSVQ, from the coding sequence ATGGCACTCACGGCTCGATCCAGCATCGGCGACTGGCTCGCGGACCCCGCCGGCGGCGAACTCGTGCGCGGGCTGCTCGCGCAGTCCGGCGCCGACCCCGCATCGCTCGCCCCCGTGCTCGGGCTCCCCCTGCAGCAGCTCGTCACCCTCAGCCAGGGCGCGATACCCCAGTCGGTCGTCGACGACCTCGTGCGCGCGGCGAACGGCGGCGAGCTGCCCGAATCCGCCGAGGAGACCGGGTGGACGGAGCGCATCACGCCCGGGCGCTTCGCCGGGAGGACCATCGTCGTGACGGGCGCCGCGTCGGGCATCGGCCGGGCGACCGCGTCGCGCATCGCGCGCGAGGGCGGCCGCGTCGTCGCCTGCGACATCGCAGCTGAGAAGCTTGAGGCGCTCGCCGCCGAGCTGCCCGACGCCGACATCGTCGCCGTCGCCGGCGACCTCACCCGGCAGGATGCGATCGACCGCGTGATCGCCGCCGCGGGCGACCGGATCGACGGGCTCGCGAACGTGGCCGGCGTCAACGACGACTTCTCGCCCGCGGGCGAGACGCCCGACGCCGTCTGGTATCGGGTGATCGCGATCAACCTCACCGCACCGTTCAAGCTGATGCGCGCCGTGCTCCCGGCGATGGAGGCGGCCGGGCGGGGCGCGATCCTGAACGTCGCGAGCGAGGCCGCACTGCGCGGCAACGCGTCGGGCAACGCCTACACCGCCAGCAAGCACGGCATCGTGGGCGTCACGAAGTCGGCGGCCTTCATGTACGGGCCGCGCGGGATCCGGGTGAACGCGGTCGCCCCCGGCGGCGTCGCCACGGGCATTCCGATGCCGCCGAACATGTCGGAGGCGGGGTCTGCACGGCTCGCGCCGTTCCAGCAGTCGATCCCGACGATCGCGACGGCCGAGCACCTCGCCGCGTCGATCACATTCCTGCTCTCGGATGACGCGGTCAACATTAACGGCGCGATTCTCGCCTCCGACGGCGGGTGGTCGGTGCAGTAA
- a CDS encoding TetR/AcrR family transcriptional regulator, translating into MPRPRSETARRAVLASMRRAVTGEGYEALTIERLAADAGVSKQTIYRWWPNKAAILGEALVEGALPAHIPLPHDTGDAAPDLAADLLAWLTESTRQLQRAEGLGVARALIAVTAADPEIGAALNDRLAAPIREWVQRRIDRAAEHGALRDGVDAILLADHLIAITAYAALTGAVHSEERLRGIVAHVMHGIVAPPR; encoded by the coding sequence GTGCCGAGACCGCGAAGCGAAACCGCCCGCCGGGCCGTGCTGGCGTCGATGCGCCGCGCGGTGACGGGCGAGGGGTACGAGGCGCTCACCATCGAGCGGCTCGCGGCCGACGCCGGCGTCTCGAAGCAGACGATCTACCGGTGGTGGCCGAACAAGGCCGCGATCCTCGGGGAGGCGCTCGTCGAGGGCGCGCTGCCCGCGCACATCCCGCTGCCGCACGACACCGGCGATGCGGCGCCCGACCTGGCGGCCGACCTCCTCGCCTGGCTCACCGAATCGACACGGCAGCTCCAGCGCGCCGAGGGGCTCGGCGTGGCCCGCGCCCTGATCGCCGTCACCGCCGCCGACCCCGAGATCGGTGCGGCGCTCAACGACCGCCTGGCCGCGCCGATCCGCGAGTGGGTGCAGCGGCGCATCGATCGCGCAGCCGAGCACGGAGCGCTCCGCGACGGAGTCGACGCGATCCTGCTCGCCGACCACCTCATCGCGATCACCGCGTACGCCGCGCTCACCGGCGCCGTGCACAGCGAGGAGCGCCTGCGCGGCATCGTCGCGCACGTGATGCACGGCATCGTCGCACCGCCGCGGTAA
- the kdpF gene encoding K(+)-transporting ATPase subunit F encodes MIVFEALAALLAVGALAYLVVALLKPERF; translated from the coding sequence GTGATCGTCTTCGAAGCGCTGGCCGCGCTCCTCGCCGTCGGGGCGCTCGCCTATCTCGTCGTCGCGCTCCTGAAGCCGGAGCGCTTCTGA